AATCGCGctcaaaaaataataatagaagaaaaaaaaaatgcaatTAAGGGGGGCGAGGGCGGCGGCCaggaaaacaaaaaccGAACGAGAGATTACTGCCTGCcttgctgttgctgctgctgctgtgccacttttttcttgtcatCGCCCGCCCCCCTTTGTCTACACCCTCGCCTCATCCCCTAAATTGCCTAGAATTTATATTAATGTCTACAAACTCAACTTCCCAATTGATTATCGTTTTTTTACTGCTATTGAATAATCTTTTTCACTTTtagtgttgttgtttttataGATCATTCTTGGTTAATGCCATTGAACGAATCTTTgatatttgattgtttgtctaataaaaaaaaatagaaagtAAAATTTTTGTGTAATACAGCAATGCAAATATCACAACCACCAAAAGACAATAAAGTGGTACAAgtataacaacaacttttttttgtgattCTGCCGTCTTCAGTTCAACATATACTTGTAAGGTAACCTACGTTTGTAAAACTAAGCCTTGCTTAGGGTATCTCGTTTATGAGTGACAGATAGTTCAACAGAAGCTTGGATCAGAACTACAAcaagtttttttattattttttcaatataattcTACAAgtaaaattattcaaatacaaatgatgattattcttttcaaatatttagttaaaaaacaaatgtaACTAATTATGTACTTCTAAACATATtgtaaacaaatttttgtaTCAGTATATCAAACTTAATCAAGAAGTGGTGCCAAATCCTTAGCATGGTAAGGTTCGTCAAGATATTTGATATCTTCTTCAGTCAAATTAACTTTGTAAATGCCAACTAAGTCTTCAGCTTGTTCAAATTTAGATACACCGGCAATTGGGACAACTCCTTTAGCAATACACCATGCTAAAGAGACATGCATCATTGAAACATTATATTTGATActcaattcttcaactcTGTTAACAATAGCTTTGTCATTGTCGTTGACATTATCTAAACCATAAATACTTGCCCATTGcttgttttcaaaaaattttttattcttgtCAGAGTCAAATGGACGACATAACACGCCCCCGGCATTTGGAGACCATGGCATCAATCCGATTCCGTGTTTTTTGCAGTAATCGTTTAACTCTCTGTCATCTTCACGATATAACAAGGAATAATGACTTTGCATTGAAATAAACTGATGCCATCCATTGGCTTTAGCAAcattttgtaattcaaTGAATTCCCAAGTCTTCATTGAGGAAGCACCAATATATCTTGCCCACCCTTTTTCAACAACGTCATTCAATGAATGCATGATTTCTTCGTATGTAACGTCACGATCTAAACGATGTATTTGTAAGACATCAATATAGGTACCCAAACGCTTGACAGATGCCTCAGCTGCAGCCAAAATATGTTTTCTACTTAATCCCTTGCCATTCATGaaatcaacttcatcaaCCTCACCCATACCTTCTTCAGTAGTATCTTTAACTGGGAAATAGCATTTAGTTAAAATAACAATTCTTTCACGTGGGATATCATACtttttaataaacaatCCTAACAATTCTTCAGATTTACCATTGGAATAAGCATCTGCGGTATCAAAAGTACGGAATCCATTGTCATAAcagaatttcaaaatttttaaacattcatcaatatcaccATTGAATCCCATCCAGCTAGATCCTAATCTCATAGTACCAATGGCGATGGTGTTAACTTTCAAACCAGATTTTCCCAATCTAGTGACTAATTtagatttatcaattgacaTATTTTGGTTAGAagtttggatttttttgtgattgttggttattattatttataagaataataaaaaaaagattgatAACTTTTCTTTCGAAGAATTATGGATCTTCCCCCCCCTATTTATACTTTCAAAAAAGGACAAAGGATCAACGAAGGGTGGAAGTTTGACGAAACTTTAAAGTTTATTCGGTGATTTCCTATTTTGTATATTTCCCGCATACAAACTACCTTGTGGGTTTTATTTACTATGTTAATTGTTTTCCCCGCGGCCAAGTGCAAACTTCCGAGAAACGGCACGGTTAGAATTCATTTTTCCGTACGTAAACTTACCTAAACACTAAACGGTTGTCggaatatttttttattttcttccaTTCCCTCTTCCCGCCAGAGATGCCAGTGACTGAAAAATCGCTTTATCAGTCAACACCAAAGGTGATCTTATTCAAACTATTTACAACTATTCGCAGTTAAATTGTTGTGTACACTCAAAATAGTTTTTGATGCCATTCTGCAAGAAGTCAGTTAAAACTCTACAAAAAAGCTTAAGGCTGGGTTTCAGTTACAATATCTTTTTCActtgattttgattatgGGCGTTTTTTTGACAAATTATTTCGTTAATGtaatttcatctttttgaatatatttcaGTTTCAACAAATGGAATGAGAGACCACTTTGGTTTGAATGCATTTTTCAGGACTGATAGTTATATTAAACGGTAATATtacattatcaatttttaacCTATATTTTATACAAACTACATAATTATTTGTAAATTTCTGGTGTTCCTTTCCTTATGAATCACTTAGTTTTTTTGGTCATTAAACCTCGAGCTCAATATAGTTCTTAAGCCAAGATAGATCTTATTTGTATATAAAATGGCAAGATACACATGtattttgtaattcatATCTAGACCTAATAAAGATAAACGATTAGCAAAGCTAAACTACATAACACACTTAAGCAGCAACTCTTGCCAAGTCTTTGGCGTGATATGGCTCTTCAAGATATTTGATATCATCTTCAGTTAAGTTGACTTTGAAAATACCAACCAATTCTTCAGCTTGCTCAAATTTGGAGACACCGGCAATTGGAATCACACCTTTAGAAATACACCATGCCAATGAAACTTGCATCATAGATGCATTGTATTTAACACTCAACTCTTTAACTCTATCGACGATAATCTTATCTGCGTCTCTGACATTTTCTAATCCAAATAAACTTGACCATTGCTTGTTGTCTAAGAACTGCTTAGTTTTTTCAGAGTCGAATGGACGACACaaaacaccaccaccgtTTGGAGACCAAGGGATTAATCCAATACTATTCTTCTTACAATAGTCATTCAATTCTCTCTCGTCCTCACGGTACAATAAAGAATAGTGACTTTGCATGGAGATGAATTGGTGCCAACCATTTGCTTTAGCAACATTTTGCAACTCAACAAATTCCCATGTTTTCATAGATGAGGCACCAATATATCTTGCCAATCCttgttcaacaacatcattTAAAGAACGCATAACTTCTTCATATGTGACTTCATGGTCTAAACGATGAATTTGCAACACATCAATATATGTTCCCAAACGTTTAACGGAAGCTTCAGCTGCGGCTAAGATATGCTTTCTACTCAATCCTTTACCGTTCATATAGTCAATTGGATCAATTTCAAGTGAACTGTCTTCTGCGTCGTCTTTGACTGAGAAGTAGCATTTGGTTAAAATGACAATTCGTTCACGTGGAATATTGTATTTCTTGATGAATAAACCCAACAACTCTTCAGATTTACCATTTGAGTAAGTATCAGCAGTATCGAAAGTACGGAACCCGTTGTCAtaacaaaatttcaaaattttcaaacacTCGTCGATGTCACCATTAAAACCTCTCCAACTGGATCCCAATCTCATAGTACCGACAGCAACAGTGTTGACCTTCAAACCAGATTTACCTAATCTGGTGACCATTCTTGATTTATCGATTGacctgttttttttttttagttaaAGTTAAGTTGTAGTTATTTGTAGTTGTTtttaatgatgaaatttgGAACTATCCTTCAATTGATGAGAGATTTTTCATCTCTATTTATAATCTCCTTGAAAGGGATAAGGGAGGTTAGCAAGTTCGGTAAAACTTGACTATTTATGCGGCAATTTCCCAATTTGTTAATATTCCGAAACCAGAGCAATTATCTTATTATAGAATTAGCCACTTGGACACACAGCCACAAGGGTTTCTCTCTGCCCTCTGCCCACGTACTAATTTTGGAGCAAGAACAGGCAGTATTTCTCCCGTAAGGCATTTATTGCCAACAGTGGTGGTTATCGGAACAATTATCGTACTAAAGTTTCCACCCTTCCGTCGGTTTCATACATAGGATACAGAAACGATATTATCCGACAAACCGATGTATTtgctttcaattttttacattattaatcaaatcatctATAACAACACCAAGCTTGAATGTTCTCTATACTATAGTACCAAGTTTCTCACAACAGTTGATGGCATTCCGTaatctttgttgttgatccGTCTAATTGAATATGTCATGTGATAGACTGTTGTAAagcttttttcaaaaaacaAGGGAATTGTATTAATACTATTACGTTAAAGAGCAGTCTTttataattaaattgtATTAAATGTGGTACATTTCTTTAGTGGAATCAAGCTTTGTTGAACTTGAAGTTACAGAATAACAATATATGTTAAATGGTAACTATTTGATTCACATTGCACAGAGATTTGGTTTAGTGTGTGCGTCCCCATTAACAAATCCAACAGTCAAGTTTTCAACCACCGCACAATACGTCGATGCTTTCTTTTAATGTTGTATCTCGAGATCACACAATAGTTATGCTCAAAATACTATCAAGAATACAACAACATGGTGTTAGATACTATTCCACACTCCCTGATAAAGCATCAACTTTAgctaaatttgatttcccATCAGCTACTCATActataaaatcaattgattccaacattgaaaaatatttaaataaacaacaaattaaagTAACTTTAAATGGTCATGTACATAGAAAGTCAAGAATAAGGCCCACGTTAGGATTTGCATTTTTAAGAGATACCAATGGTGATGAAATCCAATTATTGGCAACTCCGAAATATACTGAACCATCTATATTTgagttgatgaaaaaattaactgTTGAGGATTCAGTCAGTGTGAGTGGTTTTATTCAACCTAAAGAATCTAAACTGGGTAAAGAGCAACAATGGGAATtggttgttgaaaattttcaaatactaAACTCATCTAATTTAGATGCTGCTCAATTGGACAAGTTAAAACATAACAATCCTCAGGATATCCCACCTCAATTTAGATATTTGCAATTAAGAACACCATATTATCAAAAGTCTCTTAGATTAAGGAGTGAAGCAGCAAGACTTATTCGagatattttcattaaaaaCCAcgaatttgttgaaattgaaacccCGTTATTATTCAAGTCGACTCCAGAGGGGGCACGTGAATTCTTGGTGCCAACAAGatcttttaataaattttatgCATTACCACAATCACCTCAACAGTATAAGCAAATTTTGATGAGTTCTGGTTTCACTCGGTATTTCCAAGTAGCTAAATGCTTTAGAGATGAGGATTTGCGATCTGATAGACAACCGGAATTTactcaaattgatttggaaatGAGTTTTGTGAATAATTCTGATCAAGTTGGGATTGTTGTAGAAGATGTGATTCATAATGTTTGGAATAAAGTTGGTGGTAAACTCACGTATAAAGTAAACGATGAAGGTTTTTTGGTAGAAGCTGATCTTGCTGAGGTTGGAGAATCTTTACAATTTGGTAAATTAAACTATATTGACGTTTTAGTTAAATATGGAATTGATAAACCTGATTTAAGATCAAACTTGTCATTCATCAGTCTTGaagatttttttattgCTAAAGAAAATGCTGATTTCCCAGTTGTGGAAGTCTGTGTTTTGAAAGGAGCATTCGATGCTTCTTCCggtaaatataaattaccTAAAAGTTTTATTGATGATCATAACTTTTCATCTAGAAGACCTTATGTATGGGCAATTCAAAGAAATGACGACACATTCGgttatttcaaaaaattaattgatgcAAATATAATAGCCACTACCAACACATTTGATGAAAGCAAATTGCAGGAGTTGTTAAATTTACAACCAGGTGATATTCTTGCCGTGTCTACAAGAGCAAAATTCCCATATGAAAATCCAACACCATTAGGAAAATTCAGACAATTGGCGATAGAAGAATTCCCACATAAATGGCAGCGTCCTATTGTCATGGAAAATGGCCAATTAAGTGTTGATTATGATCGTAATGATATAGTGGTTGGGTCATGGGTTGTTAATTTCCCATTATTTAACCCAGTGGAGGAATCTGGGCAGACTTCTCATGTTACGGAAGAAAGCTCTAAACCTAAATATCCAGTTTAtaactttaaaaaatttgaatccACACATCATCCATTCACTATGGCAAAGATTGAAGATTATGATTTGTTGGAGTCTGATCCTTTGAAAGTACGTGGTGAACATTACGATTTGGTCATAAATGGAGTTGaagttggtggtggttcAAGAAGAATACATGATCCTGCATTGCAGCAATACATTTTTGAAGAGATTttacaaatttcaaatttccaACAATTGTTCGGCCATTTATTGAAAGCATTGAGTATGGGTTGTCCTCCACATGCTGGTTTGGCATTAGGATTTGATAGATTGTGTGCTATGTTGATGGGATCCACTAGTATTAGAGATGTAATAGCATTTCCAAAGAACCAATCAGGAGTTGATCCAGTAGTAGAGAGTCCTACAGGAGTGAAAGAGGCAACGCTCAATGAATATTTTATAACTACAAAAAACTAGATAAAATACGATGCACATAGACTATTAATATACTTGTACATACTTTAAGGCTATATTTATGTTCAACGTCTACGTCCTCTAAgcttttgtttcttttcgGAAGCAGTTCCTGTAGCTTCTTCCAACTTACGTTTGGTATATCCACTTTGAGCTCTTTCAGCCATTTCTTCTTGACGTCTTTTCTCTTCAGCTAATCTttccattttcaattctattGGTTTTTTGGCTCTCTTTTCAGTAGAATCTTCAGTTTCTCCATAAtattcttgttcttgttgttttatcAATGCTTTCCAATCATACTTTTTACGTACAAACAATTCCATTCCCCAATTTTTCCATACTAATCTACCATAAGTACTTTCCTTAACTTTATTTGAATCGCCTAATAACTCCGAAGCTATTCTATCTTTGTACATTGGTAACAATACAGTGAAATTCCATAAACTATCAA
This genomic stretch from Candida albicans SC5314 chromosome 1, complete sequence harbors:
- the CSH1 gene encoding Csh1p (Aldo-keto reductase; role in fibronectin adhesion, cell surface hydrophobicity; regulated by temperature, growth phase, benomyl, macrophage interaction; azole resistance associated; Spider biofilm induced; rat catheter biofilm repressed), whose amino-acid sequence is MVTRLGKSGLKVNTVAVGTMRLGSSWRGFNGDIDECLKILKFCYDNGFRTFDTADTYSNGKSEELLGLFIKKYNIPRERIVILTKCYFSVKDDAEDSSLEIDPIDYMNGKGLSRKHILAAAEASVKRLGTYIDVLQIHRLDHEVTYEEVMRSLNDVVEQGLARYIGASSMKTWEFVELQNVAKANGWHQFISMQSHYSLLYREDERELNDYCKKNSIGLIPWSPNGGGVLCRPFDSEKTKQFLDNKQWSSLFGLENVRDADKIIVDRVKELSVKYNASMMQVSLAWCISKGVIPIAGVSKFEQAEELVGIFKVNLTEDDIKYLEEPYHAKDLARVAA
- a CDS encoding uncharacterized protein (Protein with a NADP-dependent oxidoreductase domain; transcript induced by ketoconazole; rat catheter and Spider biofilm induced), with the protein product MSIDKSKLVTRLGKSGLKVNTIAIGTMRLGSSWMGFNGDIDECLKILKFCYDNGFRTFDTADAYSNGKSEELLGLFIKKYDIPRERIVILTKCYFPVKDTTEEGMGEVDEVDFMNGKGLSRKHILAAAEASVKRLGTYIDVLQIHRLDRDVTYEEIMHSLNDVVEKGWARYIGASSMKTWEFIELQNVAKANGWHQFISMQSHYSLLYREDDRELNDYCKKHGIGLMPWSPNAGGVLCRPFDSDKNKKFFENKQWASIYGLDNVNDNDKAIVNRVEELSIKYNVSMMHVSLAWCIAKGVVPIAGVSKFEQAEDLVGIYKVNLTEEDIKYLDEPYHAKDLAPLLD
- a CDS encoding aspartate--tRNA ligase (Ortholog(s) have aspartate-tRNA ligase activity, role in mitochondrial aspartyl-tRNA aminoacylation and mitochondrion localization), encoding MLSFNVVSRDHTIVMLKILSRIQQHGVRYYSTLPDKASTLAKFDFPSATHTIKSIDSNIEKYLNKQQIKVTLNGHVHRKSRIRPTLGFAFLRDTNGDEIQLLATPKYTEPSIFELMKKLTVEDSVSVSGFIQPKESKSGKEQQWELVVENFQILNSSNLDAAQLDKLKHNNPQDIPPQFRYLQLRTPYYQKSLRLRSEAARLIRDIFIKNHEFVEIETPLLFKSTPEGAREFLVPTRSFNKFYALPQSPQQYKQILMSSGFTRYFQVAKCFRDEDLRSDRQPEFTQIDLEMSFVNNSDQVGIVVEDVIHNVWNKVGGKLTYKVNDEGFLVEADLAEVGESLQFGKLNYIDVLVKYGIDKPDLRSNLSFISLEDFFIAKENADFPVVEVCVLKGAFDASSGKYKLPKSFIDDHNFSSRRPYVWAIQRNDDTFGYFKKLIDANIIATTNTFDESKLQELLNLQPGDILAVSTRAKFPYENPTPLGKFRQLAIEEFPHKWQRPIVMENGQLSVDYDRNDIVVGSWVVNFPLFNPVEESGQTSHVTEESSKPKYPVYNFKKFESTHHPFTMAKIEDYDLLESDPLKVRGEHYDLVINGVEVGGGSRRIHDPALQQYIFEEILQISNFQQLFGHLLKALSMGCPPHAGLALGFDRLCAMLMGSTSIRDVIAFPKNQSGVDPVVESPTGVKEATLNEYFITTKN